A window of Campylobacter ureolyticus contains these coding sequences:
- a CDS encoding AI-2E family transporter, with translation MKTSKYFFVGFILFLFCFVIYLFNGFLLTIAIGILLAVSTANINRFFLKLTNDKNLLSATSTTLVLALFFLVPFMYAVIELAKYASSFDMKNTSIVLNYIQNFNFHLPEKFASFEPKIKEFIASININSLVKQGATYLSTIGKSSAKFIVDMGLIIAFYFFANLYGKSLMSFLKETLPVEASHIDSISHEVANTMSVVLYSTIATAVLQGFLFGVFLSFYGYDGFLMGILYAFASLVPIVGGALIFVPISIYELANGNTLNAIIIFLYSIIMIATIADNFIKPLIIRFINSKLVSSPANINELLIFFAMLAGLSTFGFWGIILGPAIVTLFIASLNSYRIITKEFDNLD, from the coding sequence ATGAAGACGAGTAAATACTTTTTTGTGGGTTTTATACTTTTTTTATTTTGTTTTGTGATTTATCTTTTTAACGGTTTTTTGCTTACAATTGCCATTGGGATACTTCTAGCTGTTTCAACTGCAAATATTAATAGATTTTTCCTTAAACTAACAAATGATAAAAATCTACTTTCAGCAACTTCTACAACTCTTGTTTTGGCATTATTTTTTTTAGTGCCATTTATGTATGCAGTTATTGAGCTTGCAAAATACGCATCAAGTTTTGATATGAAAAATACATCTATTGTATTAAATTATATACAAAATTTTAATTTTCACTTACCTGAAAAATTTGCATCTTTTGAGCCAAAAATAAAAGAATTTATAGCCTCAATAAACATAAATTCCTTAGTAAAACAAGGTGCAACTTATCTTTCTACTATAGGCAAATCAAGTGCAAAATTTATTGTAGATATGGGTCTTATAATAGCATTTTACTTTTTTGCAAATTTATATGGAAAATCTCTTATGAGTTTTTTAAAAGAAACTTTGCCAGTTGAAGCCTCACATATAGATTCAATCTCTCATGAAGTAGCAAATACAATGAGTGTTGTTTTATACTCAACCATAGCAACTGCTGTTTTACAAGGGTTTTTATTTGGTGTTTTTCTATCATTTTATGGATATGATGGCTTTTTAATGGGAATATTATATGCTTTTGCATCGCTTGTGCCAATAGTTGGTGGGGCTTTGATATTTGTACCAATTAGTATTTATGAATTAGCCAATGGCAATACCTTAAACGCAATTATAATATTTTTATATTCAATAATCATGATAGCAACTATTGCTGATAACTTTATAAAACCATTAATAATTAGATTTATAAACTCAAAACTTGTAAGTAGCCCTGCTAATATAAATGAGCTTTTAATATTTTTTGCCATGCTTGCTGGACTGTCAACATTTGGCTTTTGGGGGATTATTCTAGGGCCTGCAATTGTAACATTATTTATTGCTTCATTAAATTCATATAGAATAATTACAAAGGAATTTGATAATTTAGACTAA
- a CDS encoding fumarate reductase iron-sulfur subunit translates to MSRKITIKALKYNPLSKISKPHFASYELEETSGMTLFVALTQIREKFDPDLSFDFVCRAGICGSCGMLVNGKPKLACRTLTKDYESGVIELMPLPVFSLIKDLSVNTGKWMANMDKRVESWIHTTKQTDISKLEEKVDPELAQKTFELDRCVECGLCVAACGTAIMRSDFLGAVGLNRIARFHQDPLDERTDEDFYELIGDDSGVFGCMSLLGCEDVCPKHLPLQNQIAFIRRKMASAK, encoded by the coding sequence ATGAGTAGAAAAATAACTATAAAAGCATTAAAATATAATCCTTTAAGTAAAATTTCAAAGCCACATTTTGCTTCATATGAGCTTGAAGAAACTTCAGGTATGACTTTATTTGTGGCACTAACTCAAATAAGAGAGAAATTTGACCCAGATTTAAGCTTTGACTTTGTTTGTAGAGCTGGAATTTGTGGAAGTTGTGGCATGCTTGTAAATGGTAAACCAAAACTTGCTTGCAGAACTTTGACAAAAGATTATGAGAGTGGAGTAATCGAGCTTATGCCTCTTCCTGTATTTAGTTTAATCAAAGATTTAAGTGTAAATACTGGAAAATGGATGGCAAATATGGATAAAAGAGTTGAGAGCTGGATACACACTACAAAACAAACTGATATCTCAAAACTTGAAGAAAAAGTTGATCCAGAACTTGCTCAAAAAACATTTGAACTTGATAGATGTGTTGAGTGCGGACTTTGTGTTGCAGCTTGTGGAACAGCCATCATGAGAAGTGACTTTTTAGGAGCTGTAGGACTAAATAGAATAGCAAGATTCCATCAAGATCCACTTGATGAAAGAACCGACGAGGACTTTTATGAGTTAATTGGAGATGATAGTGGTGTGTTTGGCTGTATGTCGCTTCTAGGATGCGAGGATGTTTGTCCTAAACACTTACCATTACAAAATCAAATAGCATTTATACGCCGCAAAATGGCAAGTGCGAAGTAG
- a CDS encoding fumarate reductase flavoprotein subunit — MKIIYCDSLVIGGGLAGLRAAAATAAKGNSTIVLSLCPVKRSHSAAAQGGMQASLANSKMSEGDNEDVHFEDTVKGSDWGCDQQVARMFTQTAPKAIRELASWGVPWTRITKGDRDAIINAQKTTITEKDEVHGLIHSRDFGGTKKWRTCFTADATGHTMLFGVANECTKHGVDIRDRKEAIALIHKDNRCYGAIVRDLIDGRIEAYVARGTLIATGGYGRIYKQTTNATICEGIGVAIALETGVAQLGNMEAVQFHPTPIVPSGILLTEGCRGDGGILRDVDGHRFMPDYEPEKKELASRDVVSRRIMEHIRKGKGVKSPYGDHVWLDISILGREHIEKNLRDVQEICETFNGIDPADTEKDENGIGKGWAPILPMQHYSMGGIKTKPTGESPTLKGLFSAGEAACWDMHGFNRLGGNSVAETVVAGMIVGDYFADYCKEHDIDINTKDVEKFVKKEEDYLKSLVEKDGKYNVYEIKNRMKDVMWENVAIFRTGEGLEKAVKELEELYKKSLDLKVENKALFGNPELEDAYRTPMMLKLSLCVAKGALDRTESRGAHYREDYPKRDDANWLKRTLASWKDGDTMPTITYEPLDIMKMEIPPKFRGYGAKGNIIEHPDSAKRQKEVDEIVAKMKEEGKSRYEIQDALMHYELQPKFKAPNERVGVENE; from the coding sequence ATGAAAATAATATATTGCGATTCTTTAGTAATTGGTGGTGGTTTAGCAGGTCTTAGGGCTGCTGCGGCAACTGCTGCAAAAGGAAATAGCACAATAGTTTTAAGTCTTTGTCCGGTTAAAAGATCTCACTCAGCTGCTGCACAAGGTGGTATGCAAGCAAGCTTAGCAAATTCAAAAATGAGCGAAGGCGATAACGAAGATGTGCACTTTGAAGATACAGTTAAAGGAAGCGACTGGGGATGTGATCAACAAGTTGCTAGAATGTTTACTCAAACAGCACCAAAAGCCATTAGAGAGCTAGCTAGTTGGGGTGTTCCTTGGACAAGAATAACAAAAGGCGATAGAGATGCGATTATTAACGCACAAAAAACAACTATCACTGAAAAAGATGAAGTTCATGGCTTAATTCACTCAAGAGATTTTGGCGGTACTAAAAAATGGAGAACCTGTTTTACAGCTGATGCTACAGGACACACAATGCTTTTTGGCGTTGCAAATGAATGTACAAAACACGGCGTTGATATAAGAGATAGAAAAGAAGCTATTGCACTTATCCATAAAGATAATAGATGCTATGGTGCTATAGTAAGAGATTTAATAGATGGTAGAATAGAAGCCTATGTTGCTAGAGGAACTTTAATAGCAACAGGTGGTTATGGAAGAATTTATAAACAAACTACAAATGCTACCATTTGTGAGGGAATAGGTGTAGCAATAGCACTTGAAACAGGCGTTGCACAACTTGGAAATATGGAAGCTGTTCAATTTCACCCAACACCAATTGTTCCAAGTGGAATTTTATTAACTGAAGGTTGTAGAGGTGATGGTGGAATTTTAAGAGATGTTGATGGACACCGTTTTATGCCTGATTATGAGCCTGAGAAAAAAGAACTTGCTAGTCGTGATGTTGTTTCAAGAAGAATTATGGAGCACATTAGAAAAGGAAAAGGTGTAAAAAGTCCTTATGGTGATCATGTTTGGCTAGATATTTCTATATTAGGAAGAGAGCATATAGAGAAGAACCTAAGAGACGTTCAAGAAATTTGTGAAACTTTCAATGGTATTGACCCAGCAGATACAGAAAAAGATGAAAATGGTATTGGAAAAGGTTGGGCTCCAATTTTACCAATGCAACACTATTCAATGGGCGGTATTAAAACAAAACCAACTGGAGAAAGCCCTACACTAAAGGGATTATTTAGTGCTGGAGAAGCAGCTTGTTGGGATATGCACGGATTTAATAGACTTGGTGGAAACTCAGTTGCTGAGACAGTTGTAGCTGGTATGATAGTTGGTGATTATTTTGCTGATTATTGTAAAGAGCATGATATTGATATAAACACAAAAGATGTTGAAAAATTTGTAAAAAAAGAAGAAGATTATTTAAAGAGTCTTGTTGAAAAAGATGGCAAATATAATGTTTATGAGATAAAAAACAGAATGAAAGATGTAATGTGGGAAAATGTTGCTATCTTTAGAACAGGCGAAGGACTTGAAAAAGCTGTTAAAGAACTTGAAGAACTTTATAAAAAATCACTTGATTTAAAAGTTGAAAATAAGGCTTTATTTGGAAATCCTGAACTTGAAGATGCATACAGAACACCTATGATGCTTAAACTTTCACTTTGTGTTGCAAAAGGTGCGCTTGATAGAACTGAAAGTAGAGGAGCTCACTATAGAGAAGATTATCCAAAAAGAGATGACGCTAACTGGCTAAAAAGAACCCTTGCCTCATGGAAAGATGGCGATACAATGCCAACTATCACTTATGAGCCACTTGATATAATGAAGATGGAAATTCCTCCTAAATTTAGAGGTTATGGTGCAAAAGGAAATATCATCGAGCATCCTGATAGTGCAAAAAGACAAAAAGAAGTTGATGAAATAGTTGCTAAAATGAAAGAAGAAGGAAAAAGTAGATATGAAATTCAAGATGCGTTAATGCATTATGAGTTGCAGCCTAAATTTAAAGCACCAAATGAAAGAGTAGGAGTTGAAAATGAGTAG
- a CDS encoding fumarate reductase cytochrome b subunit produces MVNKIEGFLGKSVDGKKSRIPALQDKLQSITGLILAAFMICHMLFTGSIIIGKGVFEGIVSFAEPFGIWQITNLIAFFIFCVFVLHAFLAMRKFPQNYAAFRAFKAHKIRFNHCDTTLWWFQFITGFLLFFFASAHLITIIFGEQITAEVSAGRFHELHLFYFALLLFTVVHAGIGVYRLYVKWISIDGAKKEEMIAHRQKIKKIIFIVWGCLFVLSVIADFVWLAK; encoded by the coding sequence ATGGTAAATAAGATTGAGGGATTTTTAGGTAAATCCGTTGATGGTAAAAAGAGTCGTATTCCGGCACTTCAAGATAAGTTACAAAGTATTACTGGGCTTATTTTGGCAGCTTTTATGATCTGTCATATGCTTTTTACGGGTTCTATCATCATCGGTAAAGGTGTTTTTGAAGGCATTGTAAGTTTTGCTGAGCCTTTTGGAATTTGGCAAATTACAAATTTAATTGCTTTTTTTATTTTTTGTGTTTTTGTTTTGCATGCATTTTTAGCAATGAGAAAATTTCCGCAAAATTATGCGGCTTTTAGAGCATTTAAAGCTCACAAAATTAGATTTAATCACTGTGATACTACCTTATGGTGGTTTCAATTCATTACAGGATTTTTATTATTTTTCTTTGCGAGTGCGCATCTTATAACTATCATTTTTGGTGAACAAATAACAGCTGAAGTATCAGCAGGAAGATTTCACGAGCTTCATTTATTTTATTTTGCACTTTTATTATTTACTGTAGTTCATGCTGGCATTGGAGTTTATAGACTTTATGTAAAATGGATAAGTATTGATGGTGCTAAAAAAGAGGAAATGATAGCCCATAGACAAAAAATCAAAAAAATTATTTTTATAGTTTGGGGCTGTTTATTTGTGCTTTCAGTAATAGCTGATTTTGTTTGGTTAGCAAAGTAA
- the lgt gene encoding prolipoprotein diacylglyceryl transferase gives MNWWNEIYSHFDPVAFEIFGLKVHWYGLMYVIALLLALFLAKYFAKRSNFPFSDEMLDKYFIFVEIGVILGARLGYIFIYSNEQIFYLTHPWEIFNPFYNGKFVGISGMSYHGALIGFVISTYIFCKKYKENLWLLLDLVALSVPLAYVFGRIGNFLNKELFGKITEVPWGIYVDGALRHPSQLYEAFLEGILIFIILIFYKKYKKFDGELISIYVILYSLMRFISEIFREPDIQLGVFLGFSMGQILSFLMLIFGVIVYYYHLKKYKQIIKKI, from the coding sequence ATGAATTGGTGGAATGAAATTTATAGCCATTTTGATCCAGTAGCATTTGAAATTTTTGGCTTAAAAGTGCATTGGTATGGGCTTATGTATGTTATAGCGCTATTACTAGCGCTTTTTTTAGCCAAATATTTTGCAAAAAGAAGTAATTTTCCTTTTAGCGATGAAATGCTTGATAAATATTTCATTTTTGTTGAAATAGGTGTTATTTTGGGTGCAAGGCTTGGATATATTTTTATTTATTCAAATGAGCAAATTTTTTATTTAACTCATCCTTGGGAAATTTTTAACCCATTTTATAATGGTAAATTTGTGGGAATTAGTGGCATGAGTTACCATGGTGCTTTAATTGGTTTTGTGATTTCCACTTATATTTTTTGTAAAAAATATAAAGAAAATTTATGGCTTTTGCTTGATTTGGTGGCTTTAAGTGTTCCGCTAGCTTATGTTTTTGGAAGAATTGGAAATTTTTTAAACAAAGAGCTTTTTGGCAAAATCACAGAAGTTCCATGGGGAATTTATGTAGATGGAGCTTTGCGTCACCCAAGCCAACTTTATGAAGCTTTTTTAGAAGGTATTTTAATTTTTATAATTTTAATTTTTTATAAAAAATATAAGAAATTTGATGGAGAGCTAATATCTATTTATGTTATATTGTATTCATTAATGAGATTTATAAGTGAAATATTTAGAGAGCCAGATATCCAGCTTGGTGTGTTTTTAGGTTTTAGTATGGGGCAAATTTTATCTTTTTTAATGCTTATTTTTGGTGTAATTGTATATTATTATCATTTAAAAAAATATAAACAAATAATCAAAAAAATTTAA
- a CDS encoding Y-family DNA polymerase, producing MILHIDLDCFFVAAARIKDKRLIGKNLAVIGGGLNEDFGETNSDINNSVVLSASYEARKYGVKSAMVLKQAKVLCKNLIVVKSDHHFYKELSKKLYKFLYTFTPDIEQFSIDEFFLDLSGTNAMKDPLKFAKFLQNEILNKFELPSSIGISDAKFIAKLATDLAKPFGIKIIKKDDFDTVLKNIDISKFPGVGKSALKRLNKYGIFTLGDVKGSKFIFEKLGKNGIKLYENITGSGKNIVETNSKRKSFSHGRTFKAISNRDEIKRRILILCRYLCFDIYKFGQNPTKFELKIKYLDKITITRSLTYKFKFYENVLHKIMNELFQRCDEFINKPIIYISVGVGGFVEEKNIEKTLFNQIKQSDIEIDKAVQVIREKYGVNSLLFAKEIKAKN from the coding sequence TTGATTTTACACATTGATTTAGATTGCTTTTTTGTAGCAGCTGCAAGGATAAAAGATAAAAGATTGATTGGTAAAAATTTAGCTGTTATTGGAGGTGGACTAAATGAAGACTTTGGTGAAACTAATAGTGATATAAACAATTCAGTTGTTTTAAGTGCTAGCTATGAGGCTAGAAAGTATGGAGTAAAGTCTGCTATGGTATTAAAGCAAGCTAAAGTATTGTGCAAAAATTTAATAGTTGTAAAATCAGATCACCATTTTTACAAAGAACTTTCAAAAAAGCTTTATAAATTTTTATATACATTTACTCCAGATATTGAGCAATTCAGTATTGATGAGTTTTTTTTGGATCTAAGTGGAACAAATGCTATGAAAGATCCATTGAAATTTGCCAAATTTTTACAAAATGAAATTTTAAATAAATTTGAACTTCCATCAAGCATTGGCATAAGTGATGCAAAATTTATAGCTAAGCTTGCAACTGATTTAGCAAAACCTTTCGGTATTAAGATTATTAAAAAAGATGATTTTGACACAGTTTTAAAAAATATTGATATTTCTAAATTTCCTGGTGTTGGAAAAAGTGCTTTAAAGCGCCTTAATAAATATGGTATTTTTACTCTAGGAGATGTAAAAGGATCTAAATTTATTTTTGAAAAACTTGGTAAAAATGGTATAAAATTATATGAAAACATCACAGGAAGTGGTAAAAACATAGTCGAAACAAACTCAAAAAGAAAGAGTTTTTCGCATGGCAGGACTTTTAAAGCTATAAGTAATAGAGATGAAATTAAAAGGCGAATCTTAATTCTTTGTAGATATTTGTGTTTTGATATCTATAAATTTGGTCAAAATCCAACTAAATTTGAACTCAAGATAAAATATTTAGATAAAATTACTATCACTAGATCTCTAACTTATAAGTTTAAATTTTATGAAAATGTTTTGCATAAAATTATGAATGAACTTTTTCAAAGATGTGATGAGTTTATAAATAAGCCAATTATTTATATAAGTGTTGGGGTTGGTGGCTTTGTTGAAGAGAAAAATATAGAAAAAACTCTTTTTAATCAAATAAAACAAAGTGATATTGAGATAGATAAGGCAGTGCAAGTTATACGAGAAAAATATGGTGTAAATTCACTGCTTTTTGCAAAAGAGATAAAAGCTAAAAATTAA
- a CDS encoding bifunctional 3,4-dihydroxy-2-butanone 4-phosphate synthase/GTP cyclohydrolase II, with amino-acid sequence MGFVSIEEAIKDIKNGKMIVVVDDEDRENEGDLVFAGAFSDVEKVNFAITHAKGVLCTPVNKEIAKKLGFDLMVKDNTSNHETAFTITVDAKKATTGVSAVERDMTIKLITNFSTSTKDDFVFPGHIFPLIAKDGGVLERIGHTEASIDLCKLAGLAPVSVICEIVNEDGTMARRDDLDKFCKKFDLNMVSVADLVKYRLKNETLIKFSELKYGELAGIKAKFYEVVDHKNNIQRVYIFGDISKTSNVKFHKISSDYEFLTTDKFSEFKRSLDILENEGGVLIMFDALQNGSMKDYGIGAQILAHLKIEKINIISKSHNRDFAGLSGFGLDIIGYK; translated from the coding sequence ATGGGTTTTGTGAGTATAGAAGAAGCTATAAAAGATATAAAAAATGGGAAAATGATAGTAGTTGTTGATGATGAGGATAGGGAAAATGAAGGGGACTTGGTTTTTGCTGGAGCTTTTAGTGATGTTGAGAAGGTAAATTTTGCCATAACTCACGCAAAAGGAGTTTTATGCACACCAGTTAATAAAGAAATTGCTAAAAAACTTGGTTTTGATCTTATGGTAAAAGATAATACTTCAAATCACGAAACCGCTTTTACTATAACAGTTGATGCCAAAAAAGCAACAACTGGAGTAAGTGCAGTTGAGCGTGATATGACTATAAAGTTAATTACAAATTTTTCAACTTCAACAAAAGATGATTTTGTCTTTCCAGGGCATATTTTTCCATTAATTGCAAAAGATGGCGGAGTGCTTGAAAGAATTGGCCACACAGAAGCAAGCATTGATCTTTGCAAGCTTGCCGGACTTGCCCCAGTAAGTGTAATTTGCGAAATAGTAAATGAAGATGGAACTATGGCAAGAAGAGATGATTTAGATAAATTTTGTAAAAAATTTGATTTAAACATGGTAAGCGTGGCTGATTTAGTAAAATACCGTCTAAAAAATGAGACTTTGATAAAATTTAGTGAGTTAAAATATGGAGAATTAGCTGGCATTAAGGCTAAATTTTATGAGGTAGTTGATCACAAAAATAATATTCAAAGAGTTTATATTTTTGGAGATATTTCAAAAACTTCAAATGTTAAATTTCATAAAATTTCAAGTGATTATGAGTTTTTAACAACTGATAAATTTAGTGAATTTAAAAGAAGCTTAGATATTTTAGAGAACGAGGGTGGGGTTTTAATAATGTTTGACGCACTTCAAAATGGCTCTATGAAAGATTACGGTATAGGAGCTCAGATATTAGCTCATTTAAAAATAGAAAAAATAAATATTATTAGTAAAAGTCACAATAGAGATTTTGCTGGACTTAGTGGTTTTGGACTTGATATTATAGGTTATAAATAG
- a CDS encoding HIT family protein, producing the protein MGNKLEYLCAPWRSEYFSHKKSECVFCDIVNSRENDKKNGVIFRAKHCFGVMNLYPYSPGAFMVIPYKHIDNIENLDDEIWTEMSKFVKKGVEVLKKYIGASGVNIGMNLGSAAGAGIAQHVHYHLVPRWSGDTNFITTIGCVRVNGVPFGDIYEKIKLGFKEDLKD; encoded by the coding sequence ATGGGTAATAAGTTAGAATATCTTTGTGCACCTTGGAGAAGTGAATATTTTAGCCATAAAAAAAGTGAATGTGTATTTTGTGATATTGTAAATAGTAGAGAAAATGATAAAAAAAATGGTGTTATTTTTAGAGCAAAACACTGTTTTGGTGTGATGAATTTATACCCATACAGTCCTGGAGCTTTTATGGTAATTCCTTATAAACATATTGACAACATTGAAAACTTAGATGATGAAATTTGGACTGAAATGAGCAAATTTGTTAAAAAGGGTGTTGAGGTCTTAAAGAAATATATTGGCGCAAGTGGCGTAAATATAGGCATGAATTTAGGAAGTGCAGCAGGAGCAGGTATCGCCCAGCATGTGCATTATCATTTAGTTCCAAGATGGAGCGGGGATACAAATTTTATAACTACAATAGGTTGTGTTAGGGTAAATGGTGTGCCCTTTGGAGATATTTATGAAAAAATTAAATTAGGGTTTAAGGAAGATTTAAAAGATTGA
- the trpC gene encoding indole-3-glycerol phosphate synthase TrpC: MILDEILKKTKSDLEKRKKDIPFDVLGRSLSANPFIPRDVITALKTDEKDKFKIIAEVKKASPSKGVIRNDFEPVNIAVEYEKGGANAFSILTEPHYFKGNLEFIPQIRRYTKIPILRKDFIVDEYQILESLVYGADFILLIAKALSKNELKNLLQFAHRLGLEALVETHDKEDVKNAIFAGAKIFGINHRDLQTFEMNMGLSSDLIPLIPKNKIIVAESGLKDSEQLKQLHKIGVDAFLIGETFMREKDVRKAILKMKGLE; the protein is encoded by the coding sequence ATGATACTTGATGAAATTTTAAAAAAAACAAAATCTGACTTAGAAAAAAGAAAAAAAGATATTCCTTTTGATGTTCTTGGTAGAAGTCTTTCGGCTAATCCTTTTATTCCAAGAGATGTAATAACTGCCTTAAAAACAGATGAAAAAGATAAATTTAAAATAATAGCTGAGGTTAAAAAAGCAAGTCCTAGTAAAGGCGTTATAAGAAATGATTTTGAACCAGTAAATATTGCAGTAGAGTATGAAAAAGGTGGAGCAAACGCCTTTTCAATTTTAACAGAACCACACTATTTTAAAGGAAATTTAGAGTTCATTCCACAAATTAGACGATATACAAAAATACCAATTTTAAGAAAAGATTTTATTGTTGATGAATATCAAATTTTAGAAAGTTTAGTTTATGGAGCTGATTTTATTTTATTAATTGCTAAGGCATTAAGCAAAAATGAGCTTAAAAATTTACTTCAATTTGCCCATAGATTAGGTCTTGAGGCTTTGGTTGAAACACATGATAAAGAAGATGTTAAAAATGCTATTTTTGCTGGAGCAAAGATATTTGGTATAAATCACAGAGATTTGCAAACTTTTGAGATGAACATGGGTTTAAGCTCTGATTTAATTCCACTTATTCCAAAAAATAAAATAATCGTTGCTGAAAGTGGACTAAAAGATAGTGAACAATTAAAACAATTGCATAAAATCGGTGTTGATGCATTTTTAATTGGTGAAACTTTTATGCGAGAAAAGGATGTTAGAAAAGCTATTTTAAAAATGAAAGGTTTAGAATAA
- a CDS encoding tetratricopeptide repeat protein: MHRCKTIIKCLFISLFCLNLNAFDTKSYDESLNVFKALLLEEKDPKDSVSIFTYLYDKTKKPEYLKEVIKILYNYEDFTNLGFYLEKGSVLLKDDDEFLRIKIAYLLSKNSLYEALNLARNLTKIDNSARSFIILGKIEEVLNLQNETFKSYKKAYELDENEINFLRYVKVLLSMKQTDEALKELESYKKENGCSLAVCSMLVDIYRQQNDFDMVVKICEELYEDTKNSKFLDYILSFYITFEEYDKAVDLLKKYDYKNKMLVELYGFLKQNDKAIKLSKEFFKKTNDTEFLALEAMNLYEKNAPNVNQKLLKEILDKFDKSIKDLNNATYENYYGYLLIDHDIDYKKGIEFVKKALLKEPDSPYYLDSLAWGYYKLKECKKADEIMKQISYKFSDFLNSSEAKEHFEAINKCLNSGDIK; the protein is encoded by the coding sequence ATGCATAGGTGTAAAACAATTATAAAATGCCTTTTTATATCACTTTTTTGTCTAAATTTAAATGCCTTTGATACGAAATCTTACGATGAAAGCTTAAATGTATTTAAAGCGCTTTTACTAGAAGAAAAAGACCCAAAAGATTCAGTTTCAATTTTTACATATTTATATGATAAGACAAAAAAACCTGAGTATTTAAAAGAGGTCATAAAGATACTTTATAATTATGAAGATTTTACAAATTTAGGTTTTTATCTTGAAAAAGGAAGTGTTTTATTAAAAGATGATGATGAGTTTTTAAGGATAAAAATAGCTTATCTTTTATCTAAAAATAGTCTTTATGAGGCTTTAAATTTAGCAAGAAATCTTACTAAAATAGATAATAGCGCAAGAAGTTTTATTATTTTAGGAAAAATAGAAGAAGTTTTAAATTTACAAAATGAAACTTTTAAAAGCTATAAAAAAGCCTATGAATTAGATGAAAACGAGATAAATTTTTTAAGATATGTAAAAGTTTTATTAAGTATGAAACAAACAGATGAGGCATTAAAAGAGCTAGAAAGCTATAAGAAAGAAAATGGCTGTTCTTTGGCAGTTTGTAGTATGCTAGTTGATATTTATAGACAACAAAATGACTTTGACATGGTTGTAAAAATTTGCGAAGAGCTTTATGAAGATACAAAAAATAGCAAATTTTTAGACTATATTCTTAGTTTTTACATAACCTTTGAAGAGTATGATAAGGCTGTAGATTTGTTGAAAAAATATGACTATAAAAATAAAATGTTGGTTGAATTATATGGTTTTTTAAAACAAAATGATAAGGCCATAAAACTATCAAAAGAGTTTTTTAAAAAGACAAATGATACAGAGTTTTTAGCGCTAGAAGCGATGAATTTATATGAAAAAAATGCTCCTAATGTAAATCAAAAATTACTAAAAGAGATTTTAGATAAATTTGATAAGTCTATTAAAGATTTAAATAATGCAACTTATGAAAATTATTATGGATATTTATTGATTGATCATGATATTGACTATAAAAAAGGCATTGAGTTTGTTAAAAAGGCACTCTTAAAAGAACCAGATTCTCCTTATTATTTAGATTCGCTTGCTTGGGGATATTATAAATTAAAAGAGTGTAAAAAAGCTGATGAAATTATGAAACAAATCAGCTATAAATTTAGTGATTTTTTAAACAGCAGCGAGGCAAAAGAGCATTTTGAAGCTATAAATAAGTGTTTAAATAGCGGAGATATAAAATGA
- a CDS encoding YkgJ family cysteine cluster protein: MIKKDGFNYCFDEKKCEICKGKCCTGESGYIWINENEIKDLAKYLNLSFDEFKFKYLEKFGVRYSIKESVYKNGYKCAFFDEKNLNCSIYEYRPKQCRTFPFWEYFKKNYNELEKECIGVKQL, encoded by the coding sequence ATGATTAAAAAAGATGGGTTTAATTATTGTTTTGATGAAAAAAAATGTGAAATTTGCAAAGGAAAGTGCTGCACAGGAGAAAGTGGTTATATTTGGATAAATGAAAATGAAATTAAAGATTTGGCAAAATATTTAAATTTAAGTTTTGATGAGTTTAAATTTAAATATTTAGAAAAATTTGGAGTCAGGTATAGTATAAAAGAAAGCGTTTATAAAAATGGTTATAAATGTGCTTTTTTTGATGAAAAAAATCTAAATTGTTCTATTTATGAATATCGCCCAAAGCAGTGCAGAACTTTTCCGTTTTGGGAATATTTTAAGAAAAATTATAATGAATTGGAGAAAGAATGCATAGGTGTAAAACAATTATAA